A region of the Roseiflexus sp. RS-1 genome:
AAGTCACCAACGACTCGACCGGCTTTTTCCCGGTCGATGTCAATCAGGTAACGATCCTGTACCCGAACAGCGCCGATCCCAACCCGCGACGATTGGGAGGCGTGATCGAGGTGCAGATCGACTACGTCATCGAGCCGCTCACGCCGCTCGTCAGTTTCATCAACACCATGTTGGGCGACAACGGTACGATGCGCATTAAGGTGACGGCGCAGCGAACGATCGAAAGTCTGGGGAACAATCCGAACTTTGCAAACGGCATCGCCTGCACGGAACCGACGCCGTAGCAACCGGCGAGGGAGACACGATTATGGCACGACGATTTCAATCAGGACAGGCGCTCGTCGAGTTTGTTATCGCCTCGACGCTTATCCTGCTGCTGCTGGCGGCTGCGGTCGATATCGGGCTGCTGTTCTTCAACATGCAGGGGTTGACCACCGCTGCGCAGGAAGGCGCCACGTATGGCAGTCGTTATGTGATCGTCCGATCGGATGGCGCGGTCGATCTCGATTACGACATGATCCGCACACGCGTGCGCCAGGAAGCAGGAACGACCGGCGGCATCAACTTCGTCAATATGTACGATCTTAACAGTGATGCCATTCCCGACGCCGCCGACACCAACGGCGACGGCGTGCTCGACCAGTTCCAGTACTTCCTCGACCAGAACGGCGACGGGCGCGCAATCGGCGATCCGGTGACCGGGCTGATCCCCGCAGGAACCGAACCGTCCGGCTACGTCCGGTTGATCGATCACTACATCCTGGTGCAAGCGATCGAGGATGTCTTCCCGTTCAACGGCAATCCGCTGGGACCGGAGGACGCCGACGGCAATCGCGCCAACGACCTGGCGCCCGACGTGGATACAACGCCCTGCGCCAACCTGGCGGATCCGAACCGGCAGTGCTATGTCTTCGTCATTGTGAAATCCGACTACAATACCGTGTTTGGCTTCACGCCCGCCTTTGGCGATAAGGTGCCGCTCAGTTCGCGCTTTGTCATGCCGCTGCGCGCCGGTTTTGTCTCGCCGGGCGCGCCGACCAATCCGCCGGTGGTGCAAACCAATACGCCAACACCCACGCCGACGAATACGCCGACGCCAACCGCAACCAACACGCCAACGCGCACACCGACGAATACGGCATCGCCGACAACGACGAATACGCCGACCAATACGCGCACGCCAACCAATACGCCAACGCGCACCAATACGCCGACACGCACCAATACGCCAACACCGAGTAATACGCCGACGCGCACTCCCACATTCACGCCGACCGCCACGCCATGCGCTGGCGGCACAGGCA
Encoded here:
- a CDS encoding PA14 domain-containing protein, with product MARRFQSGQALVEFVIASTLILLLLAAAVDIGLLFFNMQGLTTAAQEGATYGSRYVIVRSDGAVDLDYDMIRTRVRQEAGTTGGINFVNMYDLNSDAIPDAADTNGDGVLDQFQYFLDQNGDGRAIGDPVTGLIPAGTEPSGYVRLIDHYILVQAIEDVFPFNGNPLGPEDADGNRANDLAPDVDTTPCANLADPNRQCYVFVIVKSDYNTVFGFTPAFGDKVPLSSRFVMPLRAGFVSPGAPTNPPVVQTNTPTPTPTNTPTPTATNTPTRTPTNTASPTTTNTPTNTRTPTNTPTRTNTPTRTNTPTPSNTPTRTPTFTPTATPCAGGTGNGLRGDYFIYTPGSSVGTTNFFPGAPVASRTENINMAQNNNSPITGVGNNYFSVRWTGQVEPLFSGEYTFFADTDDGVRVWVNGVQIINDWRTKSGEANGRITLTACQRVSITVEYFEWTGNQRAILSWSHANQPKQVIPVARLYSSGAPPATATRTLTPSRTPTFTPSNTPRPTNTPTPSNTPRPTNTPTRTNTPTNTPPATNTPTRTPTFTPTRTPTFTPSLTPSNTPTRTPTFTPTRTPDTGT
- a CDS encoding TadE family protein, encoding MPRRSTGQSLVEMALIAPILFALLFAIVDLGYYIWGYSTLFSAARAGAEAASQLPPYQSRLALRAQGDPRWLDDPCVNRILEVTNDSTGFFPVDVNQVTILYPNSADPNPRRLGGVIEVQIDYVIEPLTPLVSFINTMLGDNGTMRIKVTAQRTIESLGNNPNFANGIACTEPTP